The Glycine max cultivar Williams 82 chromosome 12, Glycine_max_v4.0, whole genome shotgun sequence genome window below encodes:
- the LOC732574 gene encoding salt-tolerance protein: MKIQCDVCEKAPATVICCADEAALCAKCDVEVHAANKLASKHQRLLLQSLSNKLPRCDICQDKPAFIFCVEDRALFCKDCDEPIHLASSLSANHQRFLATGIRVALGSNCTKGNEKGHVEPSKPKAQEVPAKIPSQQVPSFTSSWAVDDLLELTDFESPDKVQKQSLEFGELEWLADVGLFGEQFPHEALAAAEVPQLPMTSSVGSHKAPKSLLSYKKPRIEVLDEDDDEHFTVPDLG; encoded by the exons ATGAAAATTCAGTGCGATGTGTGTGAGAAAGCCCCGGCAACCGTGATTTGCTGCGCAGATGAGGCAGCTTTGTGTGCCAAATGTGACGTTGAAGTTCATGCTGCAAACAAGCTTGCAAGCAAGCACCAGAGGCTTCTCCTTCAATCTTTATCTAACAAGCTTCCCAGATGTGACATATGTCAA GATAAGCCAGCTTTCATATTTTGTGTTGAGGACAGAGCACTCTTCTGTAAAGACTGTGATGAACCTATTCATTTAGCCAGTAGCCTTTCTGCAAACCACCAGCGCTTCCTTGCTACTGGTATCCGGGTGGCTTTGGGTTCTAATTGCACCAAAGGCAATGAAAAAGGTCACGTGGAACCATCTAAACCAAAAGCACAAGAAGTTCCTGCGAAAATTCCTTCTCAGCAAGTGCCTAGCTTCACATCCTCTTGGGCAGTTGATGACTTGTTGGAATTAACAGACTTTGAATCACCAGACAAA gttcaGAAGCAATCCCTTGAGTTTGGAGAACTTGAATGGCTAGCAGATGTAGGCCTTTTTGGTGAACAGTTTCCTCATGAAGCTTTAGCGGCGGCTGAAGTTCCTCAGCTTCCAATGACTAGCAGTGTTGGCTCACACAAAGCCCCCAAATCCTTGTTGTCTTACAAAAAGCCTAGGATTGAAGtcctagatgaagatgatgatgagcACTTCACCGTACCAGATCTCGGATAA